A window of Quercus robur chromosome 12, dhQueRobu3.1, whole genome shotgun sequence genomic DNA:
TTAGCTCATGAACCGTATTGACGAGTATAAGCGGGTCGAGGAAGACCAACAGTAAGGGAAGGGGAAGGCTAAGGTGGTCCCTCAAGATAGAAGGGATTTTAGGTCGGATAGATATAACAGTATATGGTGAAAGGGATCGGAGAATTGAGggaaaaacactgtaacaacaGGAACTAGACTTGTaatcaaatccaaaagaaatatatatacaagaactaaCCTCCTCAGATTGTgtcgaggacgattttctttgggtaaactagtttttcttttctttctcgtCATTTGGATCCACTATAATTGTTATCCAACTCATTAAAGCCGGCTAGGAGTGTACATTAGCTCATGAACCGTATTTACGAGTATAAGCGGGTCGAGGAAGACCAACAGTAAGGGAAGGGGAAGGCTAAGGTGGTCCCTCAAGATAGAAGGGATTTTAGGTCGGATAGATATAACAGTAACTGGCCTTGGAGAGACTTTGCTGGACAATCTGGATCTACTACTACTCAAGTGGTTAGCACGATGTTCCGAGAGACAGTACATCAAGTCttagaaaaaatcaagaatgagCCATACTTTAAATAGCCAAATAAGATGAGAGGAGACCCCGCGAAACTCAACCAAAGCCTTCATTGCCAATATTACCAAGAGCAAGGACACATCACAGAGGATTGCAAAACTTTATGGAGTCATTTGGAGAAGCTAGTCAGGAGTGGAAAGTTGAAACAATTTCTATATTAGCTTAACGGGCAAGGGGGCCAGGTAGGATCGGGATCTCAAAAAGATACTTCTTTAAGGCCACCTTTGGGCACAATTAATGTTATCCTCGCTGCTCCAAGAAGGACCAGTTCTCATCCCTTTAGGGTGATGTCTGTAGCTCAGCCACCTACCGAAGACTCCAACCCTAAGCCAAAGAGGGGTAAGATGAAGGTCCGACCAGCATTGAGTTTTTCTGATAAAGACAAAGTTGGAACCGTgcagccacatgatgatgccctAGTGGTCACCCTTAGGGTAGGAGGGTATGATATGAAGAGGGTGTTGGTAGATCAAGGCAGTAGTGCAGAGATTATGTACCCTAATTTGTATGAAGGGCTAAGATTGAAACTTGAAGATTTGGCAAGTTATGATTCACCCTTAGTGGGTTTTGATGGGAAAGTTGTTATTCCAAAGGACCAGATTAAACTACCTGTGCAAGTAAGTTCAGAAGTGGTGAaggtggacttcattgtggtgGGTGCTTATTCTCTCTATACGGCCATTATGGCATGACCTTAGCTTCATGCCCTGGGGGCCGTTTCCTCCACCCTACACTTGAAGGTGAAGTATCCGTCCAGGGACCAAGTCAAGGAGCTGGTTGGGAGCCAGTCTATGGCTAGATAATGATTGGTAGCTGCAATCAGACATCAGGGTGAAGTTGAGTCTTCGACCTCAGTTGAGCAAGGTCTATAGTGAGCAAGGTCTATAGCAATCAAGGATCGCAGTGTCATCTGCAGATTTGGTGATGGAAGGGGCCAAATGTAAGGAATTAAGAAAAGTCATCATTGGTAGTGATGAGGAGAAGTTTTTCCAGGTCGGAGATCAGTTACCTCCCCAAAAGAAGGAAGTGCTAATAGAGTTTCTCATGAGGAATGTTGATGTGTTTGCGTGGAGCGCCTACGAAAATTCGAGGTTGGATCCAAACTTCATCTGCCATCATTTGAATGTCAATCCGTCCATCATCCCCTAAAAAGCAACTACCTCGACATTCATCTAAGGACCATTCTAATGCTATCAAGGAAGAGGTGGTTAGGCTTAAGCGGGCTGGGGCTATTAAGGAGGTGTTTTACCCTGAGAGGATGACCAATACTGTggtggtgaagaaaaagaatggaaagTGGTGAgtatgtgtggacttcacaaatTTAAACAAGGCCTACCCAAAAGACCCCTTCCCTATGCCTCAGATAGATCACAACTGTAAGCCATTCTCAgatgagcttcttggatgcatttcaaggataccatcaaataccaTTGGCTTTGGGTGATCAagagaaaacaatttttgttacttCTACTGGAAAttaccattacaaggtgatgctctttggattgaagaatgtaGGGTCTACTTgtcagaggatgatgaccaggatgttcgaGCCATAACTAGGCAAACATATTGAggtttatatagatgatatggtggtgaaaAGTAAGGTGGCGTCCAAGCATGTGGGAGACCTTaggaatatttttgaaatactgAGGAGGCACAAACTACGCctcaatgcttccaaatgttctTTAGGCATTGGCTTAGGTAAATTTTTGGGCTACATGGTCACTCACCGTGGAATTGAAGTCAACCCTGATCAGATTAAGGCAATTAACAATTTGCAACTTCCtcagaatcccaaagaggttCAAAAGTTGTCAGGGATGACTGCTACTCTAAACCGATTCATTTCTCGGTCAGCAAACAAGTGTAGGCCTTTATTTTGGTTGTTGcataagtggaagggatttgagtggaccgaggagtgtgccCTGGCTTTCTAACAACTGAAGGAATACCTTTTTCAGCCACCTATTATGTCCTAACTCGAGAAATAGGAAGTCTTGTTTGCTTATGTTGTTGTAGCCTTCCATGCGATAAGCTTAGTACTGATACAAGTTGATAATGGAGTACAAAGgccagtttattatgtgagcaagtcactgcATAAGACCGAGGTTCGTTACCTACTATTGGAAAAAGGCCATTTTGGCAGTAGTGCATGCTATGCGTAAGTTCCCCCATTACTTCCAATCCCACATAATTGTTGTTTTAACCCAACTTCTGCTTCAATCACTACTTCGGAGTGCTAATTACACAGGAAGGATTGCCAAGTGGGGTACAATCCTagggcttttgatatcaagtatatGTCTCGCACCTCTATCAAGGGCCAAATCCTCATAGATTTAGTGGCCGAGTTTGCTAAATCCCCATTGGAAGAGGAAGTAGAGAAGcagaacatggatggaaaatcagttggctTGGTCTCTTTGCAAGAGCCTTTATCCTAGAGGGTTATGTTGATGGTGCAGCAAATCAAAGAGAATCTAGAATGGGGTTAGTTGTAATTTTTCCTGAGAAGATCATTATTGAAAAATCCTTAAGGTTGGGTTTCTTGGCCACAAATAATGAGTCTGAGTATGAGGCTCTATTGGTAGGGACGACtatggtccagaaaatgggaggaaaaacaATTgagatatttttatattcaagGTTGGTTGTAGGCCAGGTAGAGGGAGAGTTGGAGGCCAGGGATGTGAGAATGCAAGAGTATTTGAATCAAGTTAGGCACTTGCAATTAGGGTTAGAGTCTTTCACCTTATTGCAAATCCCTAGGAGTAGGAATACACATGCTGATTCTCTTATCACTCTCTCAACCTCCTTGGCGCAGAGATTACCACGGGTTATCCTTGTTAAAAACTTGTGCAAACCTActgagatgaagagaaagatggtccaaattcatcaaattaggGTAAGACCTAGCTGGATAGATTCTATTGTACTATTCCTTAAGGAGGATATCTTGCCCGAGGAGAAGGCCGAGGCTGATAAAATGTAGAGAAAGGCTCCTCGATTATGGCTGTCTAACgaccaaaagttgtacaaatactctttttctttttctgggccATATTTGCTATACATACACCCCGAGACAGTAAAGCTACTCCTAGAAGAGTTACATGAAGGAATTTATGGAAGCCACACATGAGACAGATCCTTATCTCACAGAGCCCTTACTCAGGGATATTGGTGGCAGAATTTGCAGAAGGAAGTGCAAGAGTACGCGAAGAAGTGTGACTAATGTCAAAGATTTGCTCTGAATATTCATCAATCAGGGGGTGTCCTCAATCCTTTGTCTAGCCCTTGGCGTTTTGCTCAATGGAGCTTGGATATTGTAGGGCCTTTCCCTAAGGTAGCAGGGAATAAGAAATGGCTGCTGGTCAGCAcggattacttcaccaagtgggttgaagTTGAACCACTAGCAAATATTAGGGATGTGGATGCTAAgagatttgtttggaaaaatattgtcactcggTTTGGGATCCCTTATACCCTCATCTCgaacaatggtcttcagtttgatagcaaagccttCAAAAAGTACTGTTATGACCTAGGCATTAAGAATAGGTATTCCACCCCAACTTATCCATAGGGGAATGGACAGGCTGAGGCTGTCAATAAGGTCACAGTGAATGGACTTAAGAAGAGGCTGGATGATACAAagagaaaatgggtggaagagctgcTACATGTCCTTTGGACATATCAAATTACACCTCGTAAGTCAACAGGGGAAacacccttttcaatgacttatggggccaaGACTGTAATTCCTCTGGAAACCAAATTCCTAACACTGAGGACGAAATCTTTCACTCCGAGCAACAATGATGGGCTGTTAGAGAAAAGTTTAGATTTAATtgaaaagtgaagaaaaaatgtCATGGTTCAATTGGTGtattatcaacacaagctcaagcaGGGGTATGACTCAAATGTGAGGTTAAAGCCATTAACATCTAGAGACTTGGTATTAAAAAAGGTTTTGGATACTGCAAAGAACCCAGCATGGGGAAAGTTAGGGCCCAACTAGGAAGGGCCATATCATATCACCTCAATGGCTGAAATAGGTGTATATTACCTGgaagatctagatgaaaatgttgtaccatgcccctggaatgtaaataacctgcaaatatattattattaatgaaagtcaTTTCTAccatatttttgtttatgaCATTATGCATTACATctattatttgtttaaatattaaacTGAATCTTGGTTATGTCTGGTTCCTcaaaccacatactttgggtaaattaacacttcttattatttatttaagtatcaaacaaaaccttggtcatgcctagctccttggaccacataccttgagTAAATTGATATGtcttattatttgtttaagtattgAACAGAACTTTGGTTATGTCTGATTTCTCGGACCAcatattttgggtaaattaatacttcttgttatttatttaagtatcaaacagaacattggtcatatctggctcctcggaccacataccttgagTAAATTCATATGTCTTActatttgtttaagtattaaacataaTTTTGGTTATGTCTagttccttggaccacatactttgggtaaattaatatttcttattaCTTACTTAAGTATCAAACAGATCCTTGGGCATGTCTGGCTTCccggaccacataccttaggtaaattgaTCTTTCCTATTATTTGACTATGTGTAAAGTAGAACCATGGCTTTGTCCGATTTCTCAGACCACTTACCTAGGGTAAGCCAACATTTCTTTGACTATGAGAACACTAAACAGTACCTTGGCCATGCTAGGTTCCTTGAATCACATGCCTTAGGAAAACTAGTGCTCAGCCCTGCCATGCTGAGTAGGAAAGACTCTCATTGTAGGGACTTAGTCAAAAGGACACTCTTGAGCATCAGATAAAGCCTTTGCAAGTATATTCATGATCAGCTCATGAGCTAATTCTACTTAAGGCATGTCTTTGAGGTGAAGGGTATACTTTGTTGAGATTGTAAACTTGGAAGGTTTATCCTCTCTTGTTGCTGATTGTGTGGGTGTAGTAAACATATTATCATTCATGCAGATAACTAAATGAAGTCATGTCTCATTTTCATATTGGTTAAGTGTTAAATGCGATAGAAActatgttaggatttgtatgaATATCACAAGAGTAAAGGAAAAGCTCATAATTATCATTAAGCTAAGCCTTAGAAAAAGGCAAATTGATTACAAAAGGGCgaattaattacaaatttggGAGATAGAGacaatagtaataaaaaaattaaaaaaaatttaaaaaaaaaaaaaaaaaaaaacctgctcTAAAAACTACGTCATTTCAATTACAAGCTTGTCTTTTGCTGGGGCCTTGGTGGTTTGGGCAGGTGCTACTGCTGAGGATTTTGGG
This region includes:
- the LOC126708150 gene encoding uncharacterized protein LOC126708150; amino-acid sequence: MSVAQPPTEDSNPKPKRGKMKVRPALSFSDKDKVGTVQPHDDALVVTLRVGGYDMKRVLVDQGSSAEIMYPNLYEGLRLKLEDLASYDSPLVGFDGKVVIPKDQIKLPVQVSSEVVKVDFIVVGAYSLYTAIMA